A genomic stretch from Clavelina lepadiformis chromosome 5, kaClaLepa1.1, whole genome shotgun sequence includes:
- the LOC143460714 gene encoding uncharacterized protein LOC143460714 isoform X1: protein MEATILNIVVGNIEGRVKKVKIFLTLVGQDIVMARKEFDKEAPSYHWTTKAPFVGSGSNDVSICADLGPGYYRAGTITSAVFSVWALQCLHWFDASNGWEDSLCKAHEDTVSGRVVCQCGHFPVTRVVWTQGQKRSTDEFTRAPLLLASKLLVFPNKLDYNEMLRKILVVSRKRQFSIL from the exons ATGGAAGCGACAATTCTCAATATTGTAGTTGGAAATATTGAAGGCAGAgttaaaaaggttaaaatattCCTGACCCTTGTAGGCCAAGATATTGTCATGGCTAGAAAGGAGTTTGACAAGGAAG CTCCCTCCTACCACTGGACCACAAAGGCGCCCTTTGTAGGATCTGGATCTAACGATGTTTCCATTTGTGCTGACCTGGGTCCAGGCTACTACCGTGCCGGAACCATTACATCGGCCGTGTTCTCTGTTTGGGCCTTGCAGTGTCTTCACTGGTTTGATGCCAGCAATGGCTGGGAAGACAGCCTCTGCAAG GCTCATGAGGACACGGTTTCCGGCAGGGTTGTGTGCCAATGTGGTCACTTCCCTGTTACAAGGGTGGTCTGGACCCAGGGTCAAAAAAGAAGCACGGATGAGTTTACAAGGGCGCCTTTGCTTCTCGCATCAAAGTTGTTGGTTTTTCCAAACAAACTGGACTACAATGAG ATGTTGAGGAAGATTCTCGTGGTGTCACGGAAGCGACAATTCTCAATATTGTag
- the LOC143460714 gene encoding uncharacterized protein LOC143460714 isoform X2 has product MEATILNIVVGNIEGRVKKVKIFLTLVGQDIVMARKEFDKEAPSYHWTTKAPFVGSGSNDVSICADLGPGYYRAGTITSAVFSVWALQCLHWFDASNGWEDSLCKAHEDTVSGRVVCQCGHFPVTRVVWTQGQKRSTDEFTRAPLLLASKLLVFPNKLDYNEAKIATITSIVFSAWAL; this is encoded by the exons ATGGAAGCGACAATTCTCAATATTGTAGTTGGAAATATTGAAGGCAGAgttaaaaaggttaaaatattCCTGACCCTTGTAGGCCAAGATATTGTCATGGCTAGAAAGGAGTTTGACAAGGAAG CTCCCTCCTACCACTGGACCACAAAGGCGCCCTTTGTAGGATCTGGATCTAACGATGTTTCCATTTGTGCTGACCTGGGTCCAGGCTACTACCGTGCCGGAACCATTACATCGGCCGTGTTCTCTGTTTGGGCCTTGCAGTGTCTTCACTGGTTTGATGCCAGCAATGGCTGGGAAGACAGCCTCTGCAAG GCTCATGAGGACACGGTTTCCGGCAGGGTTGTGTGCCAATGTGGTCACTTCCCTGTTACAAGGGTGGTCTGGACCCAGGGTCAAAAAAGAAGCACGGATGAGTTTACAAGGGCGCCTTTGCTTCTCGCATCAAAGTTGTTGGTTTTTCCAAACAAACTGGACTACAATGAG GCCAAGATTGCAACCATCACATCGATCGTGTTCTCTGCTTGGGCCTTGTAG